In Sesamum indicum cultivar Zhongzhi No. 13 linkage group LG8, S_indicum_v1.0, whole genome shotgun sequence, the sequence TTCCGAAAGGAGTTATTAAGCGTATAGCGCAGTTGTTGTGACGTTTCGTATGGGCAGCTACAAAGGATCGAATTTAGCTAAAGTTAGCTGGGAGCATGTTTGCTAGCCTAAAGATATTAGAGGGCTTGGCATCCAATCGGCGGAATTGATGAGTAAGGCATTGATGTGCAAAGTATTGTGGGTTCTTGACAACAAGGAGGAACGATCAGTATAGTGCAAATGGGTCCTCAAACGCAGGATTAAGAACCAAATTATTTGGACTGTGAGTATCACAAAAGGCTCATGGAGttggaagaaaattatgaagcTACAAGTTTCTCTAATGCCGGTTGTGGAATACATAATTGGTGATGGGAAGAATAATCAATTGTGGCTTTATCCATGGCATTCTATGGGAGTTTCAATCAAACTTTATCCAACGGGATCGTGTCGCATGGGGTTGAGAAGAAAACCTAAGCTTTCAATTGTCATTAAGCAAGGTGTCTACACGATCAGCAGAGCGAATGGAGTTGTTAGTCACTCTCTAGCTATAGCACGGGGCAAGACCAAATTAGATAGAGTTTTTCTACCGAAGGTTTTCTACTGCAAATGCATGTGCCTTGTTGAGACCTCTTTCATCGGCTGCTCCTTGGATAGGTCTGTTGCAGTGGCCCTTTAAAATCCACAAGAATGTTTTTCTCCATTGATTGGCCATCAACATTGGATAAGCCATCGTTTATTCACTTTGAGGTGTTTTGAATCCTTTATGAGGAATATGTGCTGGAGATGCACAATCATATTTTCTACTAATGCAGATTCTCGCAACAATGCATTGCAATCTTACATTTGAAGATTATATTCAACTGGACCTTGCAGCAACGACAACAAGGGGTGGCTTCGCCAAGTCGAAAGTAGAGAGGAAAGCACCTTTTGAATGCGGCATACCTGACGATTTGCTTCAGTAGTAACATATTTGGCAAGAGAGGGGCAAATGCATATTCATGAATCAGAGGTCATCGACTAATGTGGTAGCGAGGCTTGTTATTAAATTGCTtagatttcaaattatttataggaGTCCCTTCAggcttttgtattttatagaTTGGGGAGAATTGCTTGGCAATAATGGGTTGTAAATTGCAGTGTTTTGGGTTGCTTCCacattatttcattaatgaaacttacctttTCCAAAACTTGAACTGAGCTCGATGgttattgaacaaaaaaaattattcgagTTTGGTTTGTAGTCTAACCAATCGAATTCAAATGAgtttttattgattgatttcaATCGAGTAACGagtatttgatttattttttaattctagaaaaaaaaaagctcatCACTTCATTTGTTCGTGCACCCGTGTTTTACTAACAGtcttgatttttgtaatagtcATAGAGATATTgtgttgcaatttttttaaatcttaagAATTAGATTCATTAGgagacaaatataaattatgacgGAAGTATGGAAATATGAAGTCTGAGTTAGCAAGATTATAGGGTAACAATGGGGAAATATTCCTAACCCAGTATCTCTAGTGTAACAATATATTGCCTTcagttaattattttgttggtGTTGGAAACCGAAGAAGACATTAGTTTAAAGTTGGCGACGTCCAATTTGGGAAATTAtcctaaaaggaaaaaaaatgcattcaaaattacaattgatGAAGGTGAACTTCATAACTTCATAAAgttatttgtttgaattttgatatatgtgtttgataattttcttactttattgatttataatagtttctttttcaatGATCGAAATGCATAAATGCAAAGGTAAATTATACCTACCTCTTCTGAAATtcgacataattacaaatacttcactgttatttgaaaatttacaaatacttcCTTGATTTTAACGTCCATCTAATAACAAGCATATTTTGTAGCCTCTATTtattttccatcaattttttacgGTGAATTGGTCAAACTGCTCTTttgagttataaattataattttaaattcttctaaaatactttttttgtcTAAAATGGCTTAGGAAATTTTATCACCTTCagatttctttatattttttcaaataatttttttaaaaaataataattcaataaagataaagtagtaattttcacatatgctacataattattttttatttaagaaattattcataatttctcaaataacgAAAAAACATTCATAATTAGACGAAAACTCAAGAgaggtagttgtaattatcccaaaatgtAAATTATTCCATAAAGACGTTGATCACGCTTGTCTCTAAGGTGCAAGTCCCAGGAATCGTGACAGACTTCCGACTAATTTCGTGTTGTAATGTtctccataaaaaaattactaaaatcttGGTAAAGCAGTTGCAAGGTGTCCTCAGCCAAATTGTTGGCAATAGCTAAAATGCCTTCATACGGGTAGAAGGATTAGTAACAACATCCTTCTTGCCTATGAACCTCATGCACGGGTAGACAAAAGTATCTTCCACCTCGGTCTACTATTAAGATTGATTTTAGGAAAGCATACGACTCGGTGGAGTGGGACATTTTGCAAGTTGTGTTCGAGATTTTCTTTTGCCAAGTAGGTTAATGGGAAATTTGAGGGTTTCTTCCCTGGTGCACGGGGGTTGCAACAAGGGGATCCCTTATCTTTTGTCTTTCTAATGAAAGTATTGCAAGTTGTAATCACGGAATGGATTACATAGTGCCCACCGTTTCAGATTCATTGGCAATGTAAGGACCAAgaattgtttatattgagttTTATGTGCGATCTCCTTCTATGTCCTAAAGAGGGTGAATATTCAATTAATGTCCTCAACCAGTACCTAACTTTGTTTAGCAAGTACTCAGGCCTCCAAGTTAATCGCGGGAAAGCCAGTTGCTATCCAAGACTGCAAGAGGTGTCAATAACTGGCAGATAGAGATACTACATATCCCATTAGGGTACCTGCTGATTAAATACCTCGATGTTCCTATGCTTGCTTCTAAGCTTACACTCCAAGATTGGTGGTCACTTTTACTCAAAATTGAGGACAAAATCAATACCTgtgtctctttttttttttcactgaTAGAGGCAACTCATTAAATCAGTATTGGTTGCTCTCAACCTCTATTAGGGCCGGTGAATTTATCCTACCTAAAGGAGTGATAAAGGAAATTGACAAGAAATTTCAACGATTTTTTTGGAAGGGTTGCAGTGATCACGACTGTGCAAAAGTTTCATGGGATTGTGTATGCCAGAGCATGGACGTTAGAGGTCTGGGTATACTGCCTATCCTCCCTATGAATCTAGCCCTCATGTCTAAGCACTTATGAGAGGTAATATACCCGAACAAGAATTTGATATGGGTGGACTGGATCTTGAGGTATAGGATGAGGTGGAACACTATTGGACTGCAAGTTTAAACACCAGTTCATGGTGATGGAGATGAATGCTAAAGCTCAAGTTAACCCTCTTGTTAGAGCTAGAATATTGGGTGGGTGACGGTAATACTTTTAAAGTGCTGCAGAACCCTTGGCATCCAACGGGGGGTCCTACAGCACACTCATCGCTGGCCATACAACTCACAGCTTGCTATGGTGATTTTGGGGGATGCTTGGCATTCGCCTcctttcacaaaaaaaaaaagttaccttaaacataattataaaaaataaagagctTTATTTCCTTGTTTTTTAACAAGTGAATAAACCGTTGGTCGATAAGAAATTTGTTTCATATTGTGTGCATTTACTTTTTTCTGCTTATAACTGGTGAGtgaaattaagatttttttataattttgtgcctaaaatttacaagttcagaaattaaatgaaattgactTTTAATCTAAAGAGGAAATAAAAACTCAAGTCAAGAATTGCCAGCGTCGGTTTCTTGGACTTGGACTTGGACCACATCCACATTCTCAATTTTGACCCATTGGAGTATTGGATCCTAAGGCCCCAATCATGATATCCACATTCTCGACATTGGGTTCTAAGCCCATTAATGATACCCACATTCTCAATTTTAACTCATTGGACCCTTAGGCCCAATAACGAATAACCATATTCTGAAGGCCCAACAGCGGCATCCACTACATTACGCCTTGCGCGCAGGCAAACCCCAAATACCAGCCGCCAGACCGCCACGTGTCTTCTGATTATTGACCGGGGCGAGaaatttctcatttctttAGAAGACCAAAACAATCACTAAAATATACGTACTGGCCCGCAGCCCACATGCGCAGACTTGCATTTGCGTTTCATTTCAACTTCATTTGAGTTTCATTCCGAGTTCCACCATTTCttcttcacacacacacacacacacacacacacaacaaagACCAAAGTCtatctacacacacacacacactcaacATATATAGATCTATATATCTATCTGCCTCTTCTATATCTGTATTCTGTAcacatgaaatatatatttttatatatgttttttaaataaaaataattattttctcaataatttctGAATTTAGATTCTcataaaaatggaaacgaatctcagaaatagaaaatcatgAAGAAAGAATCTACACcggttttttcttttcgttgaaaattttccaaatctaGATCTCAGGTGATCCGGCGGCCAATCAGTTTGGGTTTTCTGTAATTCAGGATTTGGATCTCGGTTTCAAATTCCAGATCGAGGTTCTGAGAATTCAAGCAGCTGAAGGAGTGAGGTAGTTTTGGTTTCAATTGAGAAAATGCCGGTGCATGGGGATTTGGATAGGCAAATAGAGCAGTTGATGGAGTGCAAGCCGCTGTCGGAGGCGGAGGTCAAGATTTTGTGCGATCAAGCGCGAGCAATTTTGGTGGAGGAGTGGAATGTACAGCCGGTGAAATGCCCTGTAACTGTGTGCGGCGATATCCATGGGCAGTTCTACGATCTGATCGAGCTTTTCCGGATTGGTGGCAACGCTCCGGATACCAATTACCTCTTCATGGGAGACTACGTCGGTCAGTAGTTACCCTCTTTCTTGCCGTTTTTGGTGAATTTATTACAGAAAGATGTTTTCTGATCTGTTTATTGTGTGGATGCCTATGGTTTGAACGTCAGGTGTGTTTAAATTAGTTGTTTGTGAATTGGACAGAGTCGTGGACTTGGTCTGGACTGAAGTTGAGTTTGTGGTTGTGGAGGGTTCTATTGGTAAATAAAGAAGTCATCTGAATGcgggtatttttaattttggaagtGTCTAAATCGATGCATAATATTTAGTTTAACGTTGTGTACCTGAGTGTTGTTGGGAAGTCATTGCTCGTTTCTTCTGAAAAGAAGTAAGAAAATGCTCATGGAAGCTGTATCCTTTGCAAATTGTTTAATTTCATTCGAACAAGAATGGGAGGGAAGCTAATTCCTTGGcttattatttagtttgtCTTCACACTCAAGATGGGTAATCAGTTATTAAGGTTCCGGCAGTGCTGATGAGATGGATACAGTGTTGAAATCCGACAATATGGATTAGTTGTGCCTACGCGAGCAAAATTTTCCAGAAGTACTGGGTGGACTTTGGTTCGGACAGTTCACGTTGATTGATCAGGTGTCTCCATGCAGTTGTGTTGTAGATTGTTGgcaaattgtaataaatacacggaaatcaaacaaattgatGTGGGCAGTAGAATACCAACCGTATGGATCTAGCATACCGCATGAAGTGTTGAATCTACCCTGTATTGCATATAAATAACTTCTACGAATAGATTTAACCTGGAGTCTAGTAATTCAGCATCTGTCAAGTCAACAGAAGGCATTAATGTCTTTTTCAACGTCCACACTATAAACCCCTGAAGTTCTTTGCTCATTATCTACTAGACAACTATAGTACTTTCAGATATGAGATGCTTTCTGTTTTATATTCGAGTGAGAGAACGTATTAATCGATGTTTTTCTTGAGTCAGTGGGTTCCATATATTGGAGAAGTAAAGACTTGTAATCCCCTTCAAACTCTCTTTCTGACCCTTTCACCTTATTAACGGATGATAAGATTAATCAATTGCTGTCTATCGTATCAACTGATCATAGGATTGATGACAAAACTGATTCAATCACATTCTTATCTATGAATGTGGATACATAACCAATATACATGAAATGAGTCCAAGGATAGGTGGAAAGCTGAAACGTATTGACGCTTGTGACATACGTAACCTTTGGGGCTTGCCTTATCATCCTACTTATTCTTGGATAGTGTCCCCATGGTACGTTAGGGGAACTTCACAGAATGCTAACAAAATAAACGATTATTATTCTTGCTTTCTATTTTCTcgaaaaaatagaatataggTTTGGGTGCCACCTGTTCACGAGTCTTTGGTGAAGACAAGCAATACTTTATGCAGGGACATAAGGGAAAAATGCATTGCTAGTGGCCTGGTTTTCAGCGGTTTCTATCTTTCAACGTGGGACTCCAGTACTGGTGTTTCCTAGCAGAAAAATGCTGCGTCAAGTTTTATCATGAGCAATTGCATTAAGTCATGTGCTTTTCCatgaaattgtaattatgcATTAACCTGCAATTGGAGTTTCTTAATCCCTTCTTTAACAGCAAATTTAATGTTACACTGAGATTTTTTTACACTTTCTATGAAGTGTGCCATTTCACTAATAATGTATTCATTTAATGCAGATCGTGGGTACTACTCGGTGGAAACGGTCACCCTTTTAGTGGCTCTGAAAGTTCGTTATAGAGATAGAATCACAATCCTAAGAGGAAATCATGAAAGTCGGCAAATCACTCAAGTGTAAGAGCTATGTCTTCTCTGGTGTGGTGTGCTTGTTCAAGTCTTAAGGCGTGAAGGTGCGCTAGAGCCAGGGCACACACGCCTTATTGAGCAAAGCACATAATAGTGGCTTTTCTATTACCTTTTCAGAATGTTAGTGACTCATAACCGATATATGCACAATTAAACaaagatgagagagagagagagagattgccTCTGAAAATAACATCAGAATTCTTGGCAAATATATCTGTAAATTCCACATATTTTCAGAGATCTGCAGCTTTCACaaccaattttaataataacagCAACAATTTCAGATGAAAAGTAAGAAGAAAACTGGCAGAACAATTTCAGGAGActaagagaagaaaataaaagtagataaaaagaaacagatggaaaaagaaagaactacCATATTAAGAGAGTGAATATCTTATAAGACGGAAGAAAAAATACACTTAGGTTTTTGTTTGACATTGTGACTTGCCTTTTGATTGTCTGCCTTCAGTAATGAGCACATGGCAAATGCCCCAGTATCTTGTAAAAAGGCGCAGGGGGGAACCTTAGGTTCACACCAGAGTTAAAATCTGCTCATTCTAGGAAATGGCACAACCCTAGGGCCACCTGTTCAATGCACCAGTTGCTCGCCACGTCTTGTCAATTATGTTCAGATCATTATTTCAGTTACAATATAAAATCTCATTGACTGAAAATCAGAAAAGAAggtctttttagttttttgcaCTTATGTTCAATCCTAACAGTGTTGGCTTTctttaattgaaaaacttgTCCTGAAGAAAGCAAGTCTTGTGGAAATTATTACTGATATTTAGTCTAATGGCGCCTAATCTTGCCTGGAGCTCCATGAACATCCCACTATATCTAAAATCAGGAATTTTATGGCAGTAGTATTCTGGTAATGCTGGATGACATTTGTGGTTGTAAAATGATAAAGAAATCTTCACAACAGAAATAATCTCACTCAGATTATGAGACtgaaatgaattttgtttctaGATGGAAAGTTGTGTATATAATGTTTGTCTAAGGcttattttcagaattctcAATGTTTCAACATTACATGGTTTTAGATTTGATTGCCTTCTTGATTATTTATGGATTTCTTTCCATACAGGTATGGGTTTTATGATGAATGCTTGAGGAAGTATGGCAATGCCAATGTGTGGAAGTATTTTACTGATCTCTTTGATTATTTGCCTTTGACAGCACTGATTGAGAGTCAGGTTTGGATTATCGAAGTACAGtttgctttattttgaatatagcATCTTTTTAATATCTGATGTCTTATATGGTGTTCTTGTAGGTCTTCTGTTTGCACGGGGGTCTTTCACCATCTCTTGATACCTTAGACAATATTCGAGCTTTAGATCGTATACAGGAGGTATAGTGAAATTTTTATCCATGACAGCACTCTCGACTGCATCTCATTCTTTAACATCTTTAATATGTTCCTAGAATTACTActggaaaaatatataaaagatcaTTGGGCCATGCGGGATCTCCGTAATAATTATGACCCATACCTTTAGCCctggaaaaatatataaaagatcaTTGGGCCATGCGGGATCTCCGTAATAATTATGACCCATACCTTTAGCCGATTTAGCTCTTAATACAGGAACATGTTTTgatgtcttttttcttttgtctggGTTTATGACACTGTGCTACTACCCACCACTCCCTTGAAAAAGGGGTGCAGTCCATCTGTCCATTTCATGATTTCTGGCTGGAAGCATGCTCGAATAGTTTGGATATTTGGGCCCACTAAAATTAGAAGCTTAGCCTCTTCTGTTTTCTCAGATGTATTGCGATTTTTGCCAATCAATTAAGAAGGCTGAGCATGTGTATTCGCTATCTTGATGCTTATGTTACCTTTGTTTATTGTGATAGACGACAATGGCTATGCTTTTAAAAAGCTAGGCTTTTTAGTCACATGAACCactttttagtttattttcatGCATAATCTCATTTATGAATGTTTCTGGTGGTCTGGTAGGTTCCGCACGAAGGACCAATGTGTGACCTCTTGTGGTCTGATCCGGATGATCGTTGCGGTTGGGGCATATCACCGCGTGGGGCTGGCTACACCTTTGGACAGGATATAGCTGCTCAGTTCAACCACACCAATGGCCTCACTCTAATTTCAAGAGCACACCAGCTTGTCATGGAGGGTTACAACTGGTGTCAGGTTTGTCTATAACCTTTAATTTTCGAGTTCACAACTCCCATGTCCAAACAATACTTGTTTATTTCTTCCTTCCAAATTTGTAGGAGAAGAATGTTGTTACTGTGTTTAGTGCTCCGAACTATTGTTACCGCTGCGGAAACATGGCTGCAATACTAGAAATTGGGGAGAACATGGAGCAGAATTTCCTCCAGTTTGATCCGGCTCCTCGGCAGATTGAACCCGACACAACGCGCAAGACTCCAGACTATTTTTTGTGAACTCATCACCTTGGGCTGCTGTTGGTAGTGGATGCTTGCAGTTATGTTACTGTAGATGTGTCTTAAGAGGAGAGTATTGTTATTTGAGGATTATTGTCCgcatcattcttttttttggagtTTGCTCTACTCCTGACTTTGGTTGTGTGCTCAAGATATTTGGAGAGTTCTGGCAGGCATGGAGTATTTTGTCTTGTACATCCTTTTTTTTGTTCCCTGGAAAAGGAGAAAGCGGTGATAGGATGGTATATTATCTTCTGTTATTTACAAGgtgactttttatttttggtgataGCTGCTTGTGTATAGACGGGGTTAGCATTGTCATTGTAGGATTTAGGAAACTGACTTGAGTTGGCGAGGTATAGGACTGAAAATCGAGTTCATTCCGTTGAGTACTGTCCATGGGACTTATTGGtgtccaaaatttaaaaaattttaggatGGATGGGAGTTTTTGATGGTAGGGTGGGTAAGGGATGCCGCTTTAGTTAGTGGCTAAGTGCTCTCCTGAGTATATGATTAACACTACTTCGAAGATGGTTCTTGGAGTAGCATATGAAAGTTCAAGTGCTTAGTTCTAATGCCACTAGATCTGTAGTTTGACTGTTTCATCAATATGAAGTCGTTTCTTGTATCCTTGTACATAAGgtggttttgtttttgtggaAGGATTTGAAGCCGACAGCCCTACGTTTGTATCAAGTGCACATTCATAATCAGTTTCTCTCACTAGTACAACTGAGTGATTGTGATTCTTGCATGTCTATGCCAATGGAAAGAAGGATTCAGAAACAAATTCAGACTGCAGCTGATAACACATGAAAATAATCAGTGTTAGTGAGCCCTTTATTATTCTGTAAGTGACGGTCTCAATGGAAAGTGaagatataaattatatacttacAGAAAGATAAGATTACAAGGCAGAACAACAATCCGACGAAAAGATTGATTCCGAATATTAACCGCGAGTTACAACATTCTTGATTAtagaaggaaaaggaagagAGCTGTTTCTCTAAGTTGTAACAGTATGTAACCTTAAAATCTAGAATTAGTTGGGAGCCTGACTGGTGCACCACCTGCTATAGCACTGCCACGCTTCCGTCTGAAGTATATAAACGAGCCGCTGCTTAACAGCAAAGCTAACATAAGTGCCTGCACAGAGTAGTTAAAAGCCAAATAAGCAGGTAAGTCAGTAGCAAAACCAGAAATTACAAGACTAGactattttaacttttataatgGGAGTAATGAGGCCAAAACATGTAAGAGGGGAAAAATAGTAATCAGAACTGCTATTCTCTCTTTCTGCATCATGTTGTCTGAAACATCGCAGCAGACTAGTGCAGCCTTGAAGTGCTAGGTGTTTATATGGGTTTACCATATATGCAGGCACCAAATAATCGACTAAAAGGTCCGTGATAAAACTCATCCATTGTAAATACAGCACCTCATTGGTAATTACAGTAGGTGTTCCCAACTCAAAAATACAATAGCCACTTGTTTTAGCCCTTCGCTCATAAAGTATCTAGAAGCATTGCTGAACTGGTAGCCCTCATTATaagaatgtttttttttcttttttcattatgAAACTCGATCATATTAAGTGAATTCAGCATTATAGAGATAAGACATTGAGTGAAAATTATGCAGAATCCAagtatttctataaaaaatgcAGTTCCAGAAA encodes:
- the LOC105168180 gene encoding serine/threonine-protein phosphatase PP2A catalytic subunit, which produces MPVHGDLDRQIEQLMECKPLSEAEVKILCDQARAILVEEWNVQPVKCPVTVCGDIHGQFYDLIELFRIGGNAPDTNYLFMGDYVDRGYYSVETVTLLVALKVRYRDRITILRGNHESRQITQVYGFYDECLRKYGNANVWKYFTDLFDYLPLTALIESQVFCLHGGLSPSLDTLDNIRALDRIQEVPHEGPMCDLLWSDPDDRCGWGISPRGAGYTFGQDIAAQFNHTNGLTLISRAHQLVMEGYNWCQEKNVVTVFSAPNYCYRCGNMAAILEIGENMEQNFLQFDPAPRQIEPDTTRKTPDYFL